GAAATCACGTAAAAACTAGGTTTCTCatgtagtttaaataataatattttatcatactcaCCGATAGCTATTGTACTGTTAACAACAGATTTATTTATTGACCACTCAGATGAATTTTTCATagattgtattttttgttttatgttacaCATTTTGCAAATAAACCAATATTCAGAATAAAATCCTAAACGAATCTCATATAAAAATTCcatgttaataaaattacatccaAATCCACCAtcgtgattattattttgaatttgattgaATAGATACGATATGTCAACAATTCTATTCCCAGATATTTTATTGTGCGTttcactttaaaattgatatacaTAGGTCAatagatgaaaatatttttaaaaacagagaatataaaaataaaacataggtaCGTGTTAGAATCTTCAGTTTCGACAGCTAATTTATGTGATAGTGGAGactgttggaattataaacaaaacaccctatataatgtagtgtataagtaatatattcacactgtagttcatcagacgatgactatacatttttatatactacagcatgttatatgtcctgcgtagtgtagccgggtatacatagttagtcgttgatttatattacgcctcgtaacactattgtacatcgtatcattatacttattattatattatatatatccgattatattattatttaccttttaacttctgtatatctgtgtacttcaacaggttatgggcccagagtaaggtctttataataaagtcgtgaataattagtaaaataataattgattaacgaattgcgtgttttttgtgtacagacagtgtacagcaataataattcgcgAAGTAAGTGCAGTGTAGTGTGCGTGCGTTTCTTAGTGTGCAGATAGTGTACATctacgttttgtttaaatatggagaacgaacaatataaaatcaacaaactcaaagatgcatcaaattgggacatgtggaaatttcaaattaaggttatcatgaatgcagctgaaatatttgatgtagtaacaggaaaatcaaagaaaccaattttagcaaaattcggtaatgaaactgaagatgaagcgagaaaaaggcataatgttgatttttcaatatggaaAAGGGCAGATAATAAGGCTCAAAAATGTATCGTCACTTCGCTAGATGAACAACCTCTACAATACATTATGAACTGTGGCACAGCAAATGGTATGTGGAACAAATTACTTAATGTGTACGAACAAATGTCGGACATAAGCATAACAATAGTACAACAAAAATTCTATCGTTATACAATGGATCCTAAGGACAATATAGCCGGTCATATTTCGAAACTAGAAAATTTAAGTAGACAACTAAAACAATTGGGAGAACCTATCTCAGAATCAATGTTGATTACAAAAATGTTGATGGCATTACCTGATAGCTATAGGCACTTCTACAGTGCATGGGACTCAATGAATAGTACAAATAGAACGCTAGAACAGTTAACCACTCGATTGATGGTGGAAGAAACACGACAAGTGCAAGGACAGGAGGTCCGTAACGATGGTGCTGAAAGTATTGCTTTGACTGCAAACAAAGGCAAGTATAGTAAAAGTCAAAAATATgggaacaaaaatgataatacaaaaccaggaaaatgcaaccactgtaaaaaaccaggacactggaaaagggactgcaggatattcaaaaggGAACAAGAAGAAAAGAAATCAACTTCTGGTTTGGCGCTTAttggtgtacaaagaaaaattgaagaaatcgaCGACTCAGACAAATGGTATGTGGACTCAGGTGCGAGCGACCACATGACAAATCGGAAAGAGTGGTTCgtcgattataaaaattttgatgtgcattcgcctgtacgtattggagatggtaagcacattatggcagtcggaaaaggtaacataaatattcatacttatgttaacaataagtggataaaaggctacttaaaaaatgttttatatgtacctgatataaaagtaaatttattttcttgtggggcatgccttgataaaggaattacaatggtgacagacagtaaaggttgtacatttaaaatggataaTCGTGTAATTGCAGTCGGTGTTCGTGAGAATAAATGGTTTTCAATGCTAATCAAAACAGATATTTCACAGGAAATTGGACACTGTGCTAACGTTgcagttaagaaattaacattagaacactggcacaaaatactatgtcatcagaatgtcaaacatgttcgtgagtatttaaaacacaatcaaatacaatttaaagatatacaaggacagttattctgtgaaccatgcatctatggcaaacagcataaggagacgttcactcagagcgaaacaataactattgaaccagggcaaataatacacagcggcgtatgtggacccatggaagagaattcattaggaggtaaaagatatttcattatttttaaagatgattattctaaatatacttatgtttattatatgaaacataaatctgaggttaaagaaaaacttaattgttttctgagtatggttaaaactcaaactaaaaatgttattaaaactattagaagtgactgtggattagaatataagaattctgaagttcaatcaattctaaatatttttggaataaagcATGAAACAAGTGTACCTTATACTCCTGAACAAAATGGAAAAGCTGAACGTTCAATGAGGACTATTTGTGAGGCAGCCAGAACAATGATCTATGCCaagaattttccaaaatcactgtgggcagaagcagtcaatacagtagtgttctcattcaattatactggtaattcagggaaagtatgtaaaactccatatgagttatggtttgataaacttcctaaaatagaaaagtttgtagaatttggaataaatgcatatagtttagttccaaaacaacgacgaaagaagtgggatgcaaaaagtcgaaaaggatactttgttggatattcagaaacttcaaaagggtatcgtatttggtataaagaaaataacgagGTGTCACTTAGTAGAGACGTTATTTTCAAGGATGAAAGTGTTGTAAATGACCAACGTGTAGAaggttctaataatttaaatgatagtaataacattgatgttcTTAGCTTACACAAAGACGGCTCTTTAGAACACAGCAATACATCAGAAGGAGATGAagtcatggaaaataaatttgggtcaataagtatagatgacaatgaaaaacaagaacatgaacaagaaaatggatcaaatgtcaacgtgtacaacttgcgagacagaagtaatattaagaaaccatTACGTTATGATAATTCAGCCTTTTTCGTGGTCGAATCCGATCCAGTGAATTTCAAGGAAGCTGTGGAGtcacaaaattcagaaaaatggatAGAAGCCATGAACAATGAAATGGAATCTCTTGAACAAAACGGAACATGGTCGCTCGTAAGTTTACCTAAGGacagaactattgtaaattgtggttgggtgtataaaacaaaatataatgttcatggacatgttgatcgatacaaggctaggctagtagcaaaagggtatagtcaaatgctcggtattgattttaatgaaacctttagtcctgtagtaaagttcgattcaattcggtctatattagctatatcaGCAGCAGAACAATTACAACTTCGACAATTTGACGTTCAAACAGCCTTTCTATATGGAGATTTGGACGAAGAAATTTACATGAGACAACCAGAAGGGTTCAACGATGGTACCGAAATGGTGTGCAGACTTCAACGCAGTTTATATGGCCTAAAGCAGTCACCACGATGTTGGAAcataaagttcaaaacatttcttcttaactttaatctattagaaacaaaagcagatccctgtgtttttgttaatagagaaaataacaaagtattaaTCGTCGCTATATTTGTTGATGATGGTCTAGTTGCAGCTACATCGAGTCAGGATGTACATGCATTAATGGAATATTTGagacaacatttcaatattaccgaAGGAGAATTGAATCAATTTTAGGTACAGTAATTGAGCGAAAATCTGATGGATCAATTGTAATGCACCAAGGGTTGTATTGTAAAAGAGTATTGGAGAAGTTCAATATGACTGAAGCAAAATCAGTTCAAATACCAGCAGACCCTCAACATTCATTAGATGACAagcaacaaaatactaatttaactagTAAAGTCCCATATTGTGAAGCAGTCGGAAGCTTATTATATCTCAGTCAGATTACAAGACCGGACATAACTTTTTCAGTAAATCTAGTTAGTAGATACATCGAGGATCCAAAGGAACAACACTGGACAGCAGtgaaacgaattttaaaatatttaaagggaactattaattttggattggtatttagttatagacaaaaactcatgttaaaaggatacagtgatgctgactatgcaggtgacttggatacaagaagatcaacatcagggtcagtatttacattaggatctggaagtatagcatggagttcacgtcgtcaacagtgtgttagccttagcacaactgaatcagagtacatagctttaagtcaagtagtacaagaattaacttggttaaaattgtttttaggtgaATTGCTGGACCAGCCAAAAACGGTGCCAACAATGTATGGAGACAATCAAAGTGCGATTAAACTCGTAAAAAATCCAGAGTTTCATAGAAGAACGAAGCACATAGATGTTCGCTACCACTATATAAGAGAAAAGTTCAATGAGGGATTGTTTTCATTGGAGTACATATCCAGCAAGGAGCAGATTGCGGACATTATGACAAAACCAACTCCACGAACGCGGTTCAATGAGCTAAGGGAGATGttaggagttataaatattgatgtataagggtatattgtttaagggaaagtgtttggaattataaacaaaacaccctatataatgtagtgtataagtaatatattcacactgtagttcatcagacgctgactatacatttttatatactacggcatattatatgtcctgcgtagtgtagccgggtatacatagttagtcgttgatttatattacgcctcgtaacactattgtacatcgtatcattatacttattattatattatatatatccgattatattattatttaccttttaacttctgtatatctgtgtacttcaacagaGACATTGTTTTCTCACATGAATTTCCACTGAAATCTTCTCGcatatctaaattattatcatcatcatcgcaCAATACATTTTCGATCGGACTTAAATGGCTAATGCCAgtcatgtaattattatttgctaataaatttacactaaataataaattcagaaacgtataaaataattaatttattaaatctgaatgccaaaaatatatttttacatgaacacgtaggtatgtataatacgtGATTAGCGACCTACATTGGAGATGAGTGAACGTACGAGCTAACGTACTGTGTTGATGTACTTGGTTGACAGTCAATAATATTGAAGTTACCATTTTCATTTGGTGCTGAAACTTCATGAGTATTTTCTTCCTCTTCATAGATACATTGTTTTGagctaaatatttatacaataacacTTACAAAATACGTATAGTAAAATCCTATCTAAGTATtcgttattgataaaataaaataagtaggtagacAGTGGcgtgttatattttacttatataattaatagttacatttatttattgatttaaaatttagaaaaaaaaggtgggaaagtggatgtcgctctgctgtacagtaggttacaagttggttactgcataatggatggtatttaatttgaattcaatgatataatatcattgtatacgaaaaacgattctgagcgaagacggtcagccagcctatgttatatttatataactaagtatatttgatgaaattattgtgaataaagtggtttatatttaacctaattacgcggaaccttgttatacattttaaatccttagctataaaagttgaaaatgttataaatttttaactactaaataatttgtaaatacttgatttgcacattttcgtcattcttacgtattttgtcaatatttgaactttaaatgcttataaaaaaaattgtgactagggatttttaatttttttttatctgcgtttgaaacaatatactaggagctaTACCATAGTTATTAGCTAAACCTaccatacctactatataagcTATACTACTTTACTTAGTACTGACTACTTCAATGCTACTATCAGAAAGACTATAGAATGTGTTTACATTGTGCTATGTGTCTGTCGCCTGTGTTTTAGTTTATAACCGCGACTTCACACTCGATGATATTTGCATGCTTAAACTAGGAATATACGAacttacttattagttttactGTAACGTCGATGTACAAGTGATTTTCCAGTTAGCCGTTTAttgttggtatttttattttttttgttttttttatttgccatacttaaaaaaaacgatGAACAAAACAGTAAATAAATAGCTGGTTACACACGGAGCGATGCGTACGTTATTTTCGTAAAACTGtaatcacgattaaagatatatctttaatcgtgcgTGTAATGgtttcgataaaataaaatatagttattattgttatgtcgCCGTTATcgataattgtaaaattatttatagattgtCGCTGGCGCACCGTACTAGACAAAAACTGGTCATACACTTTTAGGCGGTAGTTTTTGCGGGTCGTGGGTAACGAACGTTATCGAACGCTGCCGTAATAGGAAAGGGGCAGCACTAGTCGATAGTAAATAATGCGATTTTCTTATAAAACATGTTTTGCGTGTTCAAAGATTATAGATTTCTGAGTGGTTTTATTGTTAAAACACCTATGAACAAAATTAAAGAGAACAATATTGTTGAGGGCCCCACgtagtaatttttttgtattccaaATTTAAGGCCCATTACAACGTTAAGAAGTATcgacttttaaacattttcaaatgacTATaacttttcataaaataaagtttttgaaaaaaggCTACGTGGGGCcctcaataatattgttatctttaattttgataataggtgTTGTTGTCCTAAAACCTTCTTGGAGTGATTAATTTGAAATCTAAACGAGGATGTTTTTGATACCAAAAACGCCGGTACTACGTCCCCTTAAGTGTGTATCTTGTGTTCTAGTGTATACATCAATTATAACTGAAAGTGTGAAGAGGGGcagtaacaactaacaataattataatcagaacaatgaaaaacaaaatgcttgtatacaagtttaaaagaataataaagCTACGAAACAACTTACTTCTATAATGAAATTAGTTTTATAACAATtaggacatattttaatatttaaaaaatctatgtaCCGTCAAACCGGGTTACTTTGGACATATGGGTAGGTAACTTGAGTACAAACGATATAGTGTTATCAATAATCAAATTAGAGCATTATCAATGTTTGTATCACTGCCACGATTATAAAGAACAGGTTATGCATCGCGGGCTGGATCGGCGGTCAGAACTCGTTACGCCATACTTCCATTGGCTGCATACTAGTTGCGTCCCAAAGATATCAACGAAAAAAGGTCTAATTCGAATTGCGGCCCGAGTTTATTTTGGGTACAGACGAGTTGCGGCCCGGGTTTTCTAACTCTAGATAATTTAATCTtgactgataaaatataatcacaatatAATGTAGATATCAATAAGTATACCAAATAAGTATACCTTAGCCTCCGCTTTACTACCCGCTAAGAACGTTCCGTCGCTTTTCTGTGCtgttctattttaatttatttataatgtcgaATGTTGAGATTTTGAGTGAAATGTTAAGTGAAAAAAATCGTAGTATATATGTAATCGATGGATATAAATTTCGTttccataaaaatttaaaaaatgatattgatCGATATTGCTGTACTAAAAAGACTTGTAaggcatatatatattcatttaaataataacgtaattattaaaaaagttttaaatcatGAAAACCACGAGAAAGATAGTGTTGAAACAATAAATAGGCAGACTGTAAGTAATCAAGTGAAACGTAAAGCTGTTGATGATATTAATGAGAAGCCAAGTAAAATTATTCATAGCACCTTACACAAGACGTAAACACTTTGACAACATACGATTTAACATTAATAAGGAAAAATATTCATCATGCTCGATCATCTATTATGCCAAAGTTACCTGTGGACTTGAATGAATAACACATCTCTCTAAATAATATGAGTCATTTATTAGTTACAAATCGTAACGAAAATTTTTTACTTGTAAATGACAAAcacatcaaacattttattattttctactgaaacaaacttaaaatttttgaGAAAAGTTGATACAATTTTTGTAGATGGGACCTTTAAAAGTTGTCCGAAATTATTTACCCAAATGTTTACAGTTCATGGTTTACAAAATGGTAATTATGTACCactcttatttttttatacttcccaataaagaaattaaaaacatatgaaAAGGCGTTTATGCACATCATATCTGAATGTAGCAAACTCAACAtaaaattttcaccaaaaacagtttttgctgtATTTGAAAAGGCGATTCATTAAACTCTATTAAAAGTTTGGCCTTCTATTAGTTTAAAAAGTATGCCGATTTCACTTAGCCTAAAGCTGGTGGCGAAAAATACAGACAATTGGCTTAAGTagtgagtataaaaaaaatatcgaaatcggtaatttttaaaatactttttggtttaccgttttaaatttgaacgatGTGAGTGACTGTTTTAACAGATTACATAATGGCTATTCAACCAAGAAATGAAAAAGTAGAAATATTTGTTGATTATATATTGGAAAACATACATTTCAAACGAGTCCAATTTGCCTCCTTTTTTATGGGCAGAATACTCGGCGTCTACTATGCGCACTACTAATAGTTGTGAGGCTTTTCATTCGAAATTCAACGCTTTTTTCTACAGTGCTCAtcctaatatttttgtattcgtCGATGTTCTGAAAAATGTACAGAaggatacctatataaaattaagaaagCACTCACTTAAATACTCGCAgaacaaatataatagaaaaagaaacatttattaGAAATGCTATGAAACGGTTAGAAGAAAACCAAAttgacaaatttgaatttatacaaATACTATCATACAAGTTTTTACCAGTGCCATAATACCTAagaattatataacattatactaaagtatactaacatttttaacttcaataaatatcataaacgtTTTTACCAGTGccgaaattttttaataaaaaaaaaaacatttttaatatcagatttttatgtcaaaaaaactttttaacctttagtaatatcatatatatttttaccagtgccaaaatgtttaaaacaaaacatcatTTTTAACCTACTTGCAGTATCAACTGATGCTACAGCCAGTCCCCTAAGTCTGTATAAAAATGTGAAGGAAAATGaagctttttaaatttaaatttacatatttaaattaatttaatgttaaattttggGCCGCATTTCGTATGTAACCCAAAAAAACTCGGGCCGCAATTCGGAAGAAATTTTTAACCGCGGGACACAATTAGTTAGTCACCCGTTCCATTCAGGGCGGGCGCAAGAAGTATTGGCGcccttaccccccccccccccccccccctcccacacATAGTTTGAGTAGtagtaaaattaagttttttagtaagttaaataaaattagtaatgtATTTTGTATCATAATTTTGAACTTAATTACCTGAtcgtacaatattgtaaaaaggttacacatattattttattaacttataaaattgCCGCATTgcgtaaaagaaaaaattaaaattaaaattaatattaaaacttaatttttctaGCTTTTAATTCCGAAAACTGTTTGATGGCTTCTACATAGTTTACTTTTTGGGCTAAATCATTttcaattgacaaaatattgcTAAAGAAGAAAGTCTATCATCTGTCATCGAGGAGcgcaaataagtttttattaatttaagtttagaaAAACTTCGTTCACCGGACGCTACAGTAACTGGAATCGTCAGCAATATTCTTAGAGATATCCATGTGTAAGGGAATACATCAACTAATTTCATATCATGTATAAACTGGAGCGCTGATTTAGGTGATCCTTTGCCAATTGGTAAAAGTGAGCTCAGATGTTTAAGTTCACTGAAAAGCTCTACGGAATTTATATCAGCACTATCTCCCTTCCGAGAGTGCTCCATGCAGATCTTTACAGCATGCCCAAAAAGATGTTCAGAAGGTGgtaatttttctaaattgtaCAGAAACCCCCATAATTGCTTATGGTTTTCAAATTGAGTAAATCTTTCTTTTATAGATTCTCTGACTGTGTCTACAAGAGTGTAGAAAAATTCTCTTTTAAAACGTTCTTCGGCGCTAATCGAAAAATCTTGATCgttgttttcattaaaaacagTTTTCTTACGTCGTACTTGTACTT
This genomic window from Metopolophium dirhodum isolate CAU chromosome 1, ASM1992520v1, whole genome shotgun sequence contains:
- the LOC132951154 gene encoding uncharacterized protein LOC132951154, whose product is MASSLLDNCVKYINKYRETGYTDASNSSKEIAESLGIDPIIKEVQVRRKKTVFNENNDQDFSISAEERFKREFFYTLVDTVRESIKERFTQFENHKQLWGFLYNLEKLPPSEHLFGHAVKICMEHSRKGDSADINSVELFSELKHLSSLLPIGKGSPKSALQFIHDMKLVDVFPYTWISLRILLTIPVTVASGERSFSKLKLIKTYLRSSMTDDRLSSLAIFCQLKMI